Proteins from a single region of Mus pahari chromosome 2, PAHARI_EIJ_v1.1, whole genome shotgun sequence:
- the LOC110316846 gene encoding transmembrane protein 126A-like produces the protein MPSIGNFTNSLRNLLEYGSAYIGLNAALGGLIANSLFRRILNVTQARLTSSLPMAVIPFLTANLSYHSLVSLPLSTGDLNCETCTTTRGALVGLVMGGLYPILLAIPVNGGLAARYESSPLPQRGNIFNYWITVSKPVFRKMLFPTLLQTVFASYLGSRQYKLLIKALQLPEPDLEIH, from the coding sequence AAATCTGCTTGAATATGGATCAGCATATATTGGACTTAATGCTGCTTTGGGGGGCCTAATAGCAAACAGTCTATTTCGGCGAATCTTGAATGTGACACAAGCTCGATTAACTTCTAGCTTACCAATGGCTGTGATCCCATTTTTGACAGCAAACCTGTCCTATCACAGTCTTGTAAGTTTACCTTTGAGTACAGGCGATTTGAACTGTGAAACCTGTACCACAACACGGGGTGCACTAGTTGGTTTGGTTATGGGTGGTCTGTACCCTATCCTTTTGGCTATACCTGTCAATGGGGGCCTTGCTGCCAGGTATGAATCAAGTCCCCTACCACAGAGGGGAAACATCTTCAATTACTGGATTACAGTTTCTAAGCCTGTctttagaaaaatgttatttcctaCTTTACTTCAGACTGTGTTTGCATCCTATCTTGGGTCTAGACAATATAAACTCCTCATAAAGGCCCTTCAGTTACCTGAACCTGACTTAGAAATTCATTGA